The following are encoded in a window of Primulina eburnea isolate SZY01 chromosome 4, ASM2296580v1, whole genome shotgun sequence genomic DNA:
- the LOC140831174 gene encoding uncharacterized protein isoform X2, with translation MKRQAIFSCLTCTPGGNAGVCTACSLSCHDGHEIVELWTKRNFRCDCGNSKFGEFFCKLLANKEVENLENMYNHNFRGTYCTCDLPYPDPNAEEQVEMIQCCICEDWFHEEHISLQDIDKIPKDEEGEPQYEDFICQGCAVVCSFLTYYPQTFSSPDPSKSLKEKAVLETAPAVMTSEALDNGSSSVGYAINNVNSDTAPTEANAADAVNGQHSKCILEIDLVETSPSLDRNKAMFLSKGWRDIICKCKKCADFYAKKGVGYLLDKEDSIAEYESMAKQKRDENLQKQEGVEMKFLNNLGHVEKMEILSGIADMKNELRTFLESSDPSKTVTTEDIQQVFENLAKKRKRMP, from the exons ATGAAGAGGCAAGCAATTTTCTCATGTTTGACCTGCACACCAGGTGGAAATGCTGGAGTGTGTACAGCCTGTAGCTTGTCTTGCCATGATGGCCATGAG ATCGTGGAACTGTGGACAAAAAGGAATTTTAGGTGTGATTGTGGAAATTCAAAATTTGGTGAGTTCTTCTGCAAGCTTTTAGCTAACAAAGAGGTGGAAAATTTAGAGAACATGTACAATCATAACTTCAGAGGCACTTACTGCACATGTGATCTGCCCTACCCTGATCCAAATGCTGAAGAACAAGTGGAGATGATTCAATGCTGTATCTGCGAGGATTGGTTTCATGAGGAGCATATCAGTCTTCAGGATATTGATAAG ATCCCAAAAGATGAAGAAGGTGAGCCTCAATACGAGGATTTCATCTGCCAGGGATGTGCTGTTGTTTGCTCTTTTTTGACGTACTATCCCCAAACTTTTTCATCACCAGATCCTTCAAAATCTTTGAAGGAAAAGGCAGTTCTGGAAACCGCTCCTGCTGTCATGACATCCGAGGCGCTTGATAATGGAAGTTCTTCTGTTGGCTATGCCATAAATAATGTTAATTCTGATACTGCACCTACGGAAGCTAATGCAGCAGATGCAGTTAATGGTCAACATTCGAAATGTATTCTTGAAATAGACCTGGTTGAAACTTCGCCATCACTTGACAGAAACAAGGCTATGTTTCTCTCCAAAGGCTGGAGAGACATCATCTGCAAATGTAAAAAATGTGCAGACTTCTATGCCAAGAAGGGAGTTGGTTACTTGCTCGACAAAGAGGACTCAATTGCTGAGTACGAGAGCATGGCAAAACAGAAACGGGATGAAAATTTACAGAAACAGGAGGGTGTAGAAATGAAATTTCTCAATAATCTTGGTCATGTGGAGAAAATGGAGATATTAAGTGGTATAGCTGACATGAAGAATGAGCTTCGAACCTTCCTG GAATCCTCCGACCCCTCGAAGACTGTTACAACTGAAGATATCCAGCAGGTTTTCGAAAATCTTGCCAAGAAGAGAAAACGCATGCCGTAA
- the LOC140831174 gene encoding uncharacterized protein isoform X1: protein MADVFENEADSEPTISIGDYIKAVEEEELEADLVLGGDEGKECTYGNGYMKRQAIFSCLTCTPGGNAGVCTACSLSCHDGHEIVELWTKRNFRCDCGNSKFGEFFCKLLANKEVENLENMYNHNFRGTYCTCDLPYPDPNAEEQVEMIQCCICEDWFHEEHISLQDIDKIPKDEEGEPQYEDFICQGCAVVCSFLTYYPQTFSSPDPSKSLKEKAVLETAPAVMTSEALDNGSSSVGYAINNVNSDTAPTEANAADAVNGQHSKCILEIDLVETSPSLDRNKAMFLSKGWRDIICKCKKCADFYAKKGVGYLLDKEDSIAEYESMAKQKRDENLQKQEGVEMKFLNNLGHVEKMEILSGIADMKNELRTFLESSDPSKTVTTEDIQQVFENLAKKRKRMP, encoded by the exons ATGGCTGACGTGTTTGAAAATGAAGCTGATAGCGAGCCCACGATTTCAATCGGAGATTACATCAAGGCCGTCGAAGAAGAAGAGCTG gAAGCAGATTTGGTACTGGGAGGTGATGAGGGCAAGGAGTGCACCTACGGTAATGGATATATGAAGAGGCAAGCAATTTTCTCATGTTTGACCTGCACACCAGGTGGAAATGCTGGAGTGTGTACAGCCTGTAGCTTGTCTTGCCATGATGGCCATGAG ATCGTGGAACTGTGGACAAAAAGGAATTTTAGGTGTGATTGTGGAAATTCAAAATTTGGTGAGTTCTTCTGCAAGCTTTTAGCTAACAAAGAGGTGGAAAATTTAGAGAACATGTACAATCATAACTTCAGAGGCACTTACTGCACATGTGATCTGCCCTACCCTGATCCAAATGCTGAAGAACAAGTGGAGATGATTCAATGCTGTATCTGCGAGGATTGGTTTCATGAGGAGCATATCAGTCTTCAGGATATTGATAAG ATCCCAAAAGATGAAGAAGGTGAGCCTCAATACGAGGATTTCATCTGCCAGGGATGTGCTGTTGTTTGCTCTTTTTTGACGTACTATCCCCAAACTTTTTCATCACCAGATCCTTCAAAATCTTTGAAGGAAAAGGCAGTTCTGGAAACCGCTCCTGCTGTCATGACATCCGAGGCGCTTGATAATGGAAGTTCTTCTGTTGGCTATGCCATAAATAATGTTAATTCTGATACTGCACCTACGGAAGCTAATGCAGCAGATGCAGTTAATGGTCAACATTCGAAATGTATTCTTGAAATAGACCTGGTTGAAACTTCGCCATCACTTGACAGAAACAAGGCTATGTTTCTCTCCAAAGGCTGGAGAGACATCATCTGCAAATGTAAAAAATGTGCAGACTTCTATGCCAAGAAGGGAGTTGGTTACTTGCTCGACAAAGAGGACTCAATTGCTGAGTACGAGAGCATGGCAAAACAGAAACGGGATGAAAATTTACAGAAACAGGAGGGTGTAGAAATGAAATTTCTCAATAATCTTGGTCATGTGGAGAAAATGGAGATATTAAGTGGTATAGCTGACATGAAGAATGAGCTTCGAACCTTCCTG GAATCCTCCGACCCCTCGAAGACTGTTACAACTGAAGATATCCAGCAGGTTTTCGAAAATCTTGCCAAGAAGAGAAAACGCATGCCGTAA
- the LOC140831176 gene encoding UDP-glucose 4-epimerase GEPI48-like — protein sequence MYVCVYKCGSMYIFTVSNLSSVLSRILSRVCPYRIKFLDLIFPSTKKMPSSILVTGGAGYIGSHTVLQLLSGGYKAVVVDNLDNSSEIAIKRVKELAAERGSNLTFHKIDLRDKPALEKLFASEKFEAVIHFAGLKAVGESVQKPLLYYDNNLIGTIVLLEVMAAHGCKKLVFSSSATVYGWPKEVPCTEEFPISATNPYGRTKLFIEEICRDIYQSDSTWKIILLRYFNPVGAHPTGYIGEDPRGIPNNLMPFVQQVAVGRRPALTVFGTDYGTKDGTGVRDYIHVVDLADGHISALNKLSDPSVGCEVYNLGTGKGTSVLEMVAAFEKASGKKIPLVMAERRPGDAEVVYAETDKAERELNWKAKFGIDEMCRDQWNWASKNPYGYEASK from the exons ATGTATGTATGTGTATATAAATGTGGGTCGATGTACATATTCACAGTCTCTAATCTAAGCTCAGTCTTGTCCAGAATCCTCAGTCGTGTGTGCCCATATCGCATTAAATTCTTGGATTTAATATTTCCATCCACAAAAAAGATGCCGTCCAGTATATTAGTCACAGGAGGTGCGGGATATATCGGAAGTCACACTGTGTTGCAGTTGCTGTCGGGAGGATACAAGGCGGTAGTGGTGGATAATTTGGACAATTCTTCCGAAATAGCCATCAAGAGAGTCAAAGAACTCGCTGCTGAACGTGGCTCCAATCTCACTTTTCACAAG ATAGATCTTCGGGATAAGCCAGCACTGGAGAAGCTATTTGCTTCTGAAAA GTTTGAGGCCGTTATTCACTTTGCCGGATTAAAAGCTGTTGGAGAAAGTGTGCAGAAACCGTTGCTGTACTATGACAATAACCTTATTGGTACCATTGTTCTACTAGAAGTCATGGCTGCACATGGATGTAAAAAA CTTGTATTTTCATCTTCAGCTACAGTGTATGGTTGGCCGAAAGAGGTGCCATGCACAGAAGAGTTCCCCATTAGCGCTACAAATCCTTATGGACGGACAAAG CTTTTCATAGAAGAGATATGTCGTGACATTTACCAATCTGACTCAACGTGGAAAATCATATTGCTGAGGTACTTCAACCCAGTTGGTGCACATCCCACCGGCTACATTGGTGAAGACCCTCGTGGGATTCCAAACAATCTCATGCCTTTCGTGCAACAAGTAGCCGTTGGAAGGCGACCTGCGCTGACAGTTTTTGGAACTGACTATGGAACAAAGGATGGAACAGGG GTACGCGATTACATTCATGTTGTGGATTTAGCTGATGGCCATATTTCTGCTTTGAACAAGCTCTCTGACCCTTCTGTAG GTTGCGAGGTGTACAATCTGGGGACTGGGAAGGGTACATCTGTGTTGGAAATGGTAGCAGCTTTTGAGAAAGCGTCTGGGAAG AAAATTCCTTTGGTAATGGCTGAACGACGTCCTGGTGATGCTGAGGTCGTATATGCTGAAACTGACAAAGCTGAACGTGAATTGAACTGGAA GGCAAAGTTTGGCATCGATGAGATGTGTCGGGATCAATGGAACTGGGCCAGTAAAAACCCTTATGGTTACGAGGCTTCAAAATGA